One window from the genome of Glycine soja cultivar W05 chromosome 12, ASM419377v2, whole genome shotgun sequence encodes:
- the LOC114380210 gene encoding altered inheritance of mitochondria protein 3-like isoform X3 → MHNAFRISQLHLVCSARNAIFVPVRCPCRFFHFQVSMGFDNECIVNIQSLAGEYFCPVCRLLVFPNEALQSQCTHLYCKPCLTYVVSTTRACPYDGYLVTEADSKPLTESNKALAETIGKIAVHCLYHRSGCTWQGTLSECTSHCSVCAFGNSPVVCNRCGIQIVHCQVQEHAQNCPGVPGQVAITQDPSATSAVSSTDQNQNAAPVAATASQTAVTTTIPGQVSNQPPNPASQTQAPVQTAGQPTAEQWYQQQQYQQYYQQYPGQDPYQQQYQHYYPYQQSVVPQYQQAYGQPQPQSQSQPQGQLQPQSQPQPQLQPQPQAQGLSHPPTHIQAPVVPPSQNQMQVQQPPQQLQPAVQPQGQMSHAPGHGQAIPQSQTQPYPYPQVQPHSVQPQPQQPMQMLPYQQPHPQMQHSQPQIQQPVQKYPVPQSQVHAQLQPNAPIQHHSQLPVPPHQPVTPNVQTPVQNAMSHSVTGHHSYPQPLPHPNMQPGVPQHTMHMHPQSGHQPQAQHPVQMQNQFPPQIPTARPNQSHAMFPNQQQPALLPSSVQGQTTPPLQQQSLYTHNQQPGQINQRPTLPPVQQIPQQPFAQHQMPMPSHLQPQGPAHSFPKHAYPQAQGNTAGRPLVPNYAGHLQPFAQSANTIPVRPGQNGAGYLPENQKLLVGANNQVQLPSELQSRAPESIERQGNVVEQQTDSASGKLGKVFKDLDNVSGSSNELKSEKVEADLQPTEVGNKQNSEDPDSLKTSVPNTNAVENGDSVNKNLGMAEAAESNWKPSSGATPGVQNDSNEHSVQGNEFQDGHLPKIETKLPLSETDKLHNDDNPEPSVSQSNGGFAKLSHSAAFTDQSKHQQPIINYGPPSVQQRSSAMLASQLPHPTVPNQPLSSVHSSTLIRNHGTAPALHSGQLLTENFPPTMLKQPQDSGIQFNNPGRSLQPQSLGPPPPFNQVHGPPFHAGASNLSRLGGPQLGAPLPGDMHGRMTANLPPHAPEGFGLQDERFKPLHALNQQNIERREFDDDLKKFSRLPLNSEPVSKFGNYSLGTHEAGKRPVGIHDDVIKKSGSALHPGYFGPGPGYARHHMDGIAPRSPVSEYAEMSSRRLGLHSGSLVGKSGIDDFDDRVARRFGEFRDSRFPHLPSHLRRDDFDGFGNFRMGEYPRSGDFVGQDEFAGHFRRGEHLGPHNFPRHLQHGEPIGFGAHPGHMRAVELDGFRSFESFSKGGRPGHPQLGEPGFRSSFSLTGFPNDAGFLTGDIRSFDNLRRKKASSMGWCRICKVDCETVEGLDLHSQTKEHQKMAMDIVKTIKQNAKKQKLIPSEEPSMDEGNKTHNTGIEGRGNKH, encoded by the exons ATGCACAACGCATTTCGCATTTCACAGCTACACCTTGTTTGTTCCGCTCGAAACGCAATCTTTGTCCCCGTGCGGTGCCCTTGCCGATTCTTCCATTTTCAA GTCAGCATGGGATTTGACAATGAGTGCATAGTGAACATTCAGTCACTTGCTGGAGAGTACTTCTGTCCAGTTTGTCGGCTGCTCGTATTTCCAAATGAAGCTTTGCAGTCACAATGTACTCATTTATATTGCAAGCCGTGTTTGACCTACGTTGTGAGCACTACAAGGGCTTGCCCATATGATGGCTACTTGGTCACTGAGGCAGATTCCAAG CCTCTGACAGAGTCAAATAAGGCACTTGCTGAAACTATTGGAAAAATCGCAGTTCATTGCCTTTATCATAGGAGCGGATGCACATGGCAAGGAACTTTGTCTGAGTGCACATCTCATTGTTCTGTATGTGCTTTTGGCAATTCTCCTGTTGTTTGCAACAGGTGTGGGATCCAAATAGTGCATTGCCAAGTACAAGAACATGCACAAAATTGCCCT GGTGTGCCAGGTCAAGTAGCCATTACCCAAGATCCTTCAGCTACTAGTGCTGTCTCTTCTACagatcagaatcagaatgctgcTCCAGTTGCAGCAACGGCATCTCAAACTGCTGTCACAACTACTATACCCGGGCAGGTTTCAAATCAGCCACCCAACCCAGCTTCCCAAACCCAAGCTCCAGTCCAAACTGCTGGGCAGCCAACTGCAGAGCAATGGTATCAGCAGCAACAATATCAACAATACTACCAGCAATACCCTGGACAAGATCCATACCAACAGCAGTATCAACATTACTACCCCTATCAACAGTCTGTGGTTCCACAGTACCAGCAGGCCTATGGTCAGCCCCAACCTCAGTCTCAATCACAGCCCCAGGGCCAGCTTCAACCTCAGTCCCAGCCACAGCCTCAACTTCAACCACAACCTCAGGCACAAGGACTGTCTCATCCACCTACACATATTCAGGCTCCTGTGGTCCCACCATCTCAGAATCAGATGCAAGTTCAACAACCACCACAGCAACTTCAACCTGCTGTGCAGCCACAAGGTCAGATGAGTCATGCACCAGGCCATGGTCAAGCCATCCCCCAGTCTCAGACTCAGCCTTATCCTTACCCCCAAGTTCAGCCACATTCTGTCCAACCTCAACCCCAACAACCGATGCAAATGCTTCCTTATCAGCAGCCTCATCCTCAAATGCAGCATTCACAACCACAAATTCAACAACCGGTTCAGAAGTATCCTGTTCCTCAATCTCAAGTTCATGCACAACTGCAACCTAATGCTCCAATTCAACATCACTCTCAGCTCCCCGTGCCTCCTCACCAGCCTGTGACTCCTAATGTCCAGACTCCAGTGCAAAATGCAATGTCGCATTCAGTGACAGGGCATCACTCTTATCCCCAACCTCTGCCTCACCCAAATATGCAACCCGGAGTCCCTCAACATACTATGCACATGCATCCTCAAAGTGGGCATCAACCCCAGGCCCAACATCCTGTCCAGATGCAGAATCAGTTTCCTCCACAAATTCCAACAGCACGTCCTAATCAATCTCATGCTATGTTTCCTAACCAGCAACAGCCAGCTTTGTTGCCTTCTTCAGTTCAGGGCCAAACTACCCCTCCTTTGCAACAACAGTCACTATATACCCATAATCAACAACCTGGGCAAATCAACCAACGTCCTACTTTGCCACCTGTTCAACAAATACCTCAGCAGCCGTTTGCACAACACCAAATGCCTATGCCATCTCATTTACAACCACAAGGTCCAGCACATTCATTTCCAAAGCATGCATATCCACAGGCACAGGGAAATACTGCAGGAAGGCCTTTAGTTCCCAATTATGCCGGACACCTACAGCCATTTGCACAATCTGCCAATACCATTCCAGTTAGACCTGGGCAAAATGGTGCTGGCTACCTGCCTGAAAATCAGAAATTGTTGGTTGGGGCCAATAATCAAGTACAGTTGCCTTCTGAATTGCAGTCTAGGGCACCAGAATCAATTGAAAGACAAGGTAATGTTGTTGAGCAACAAACTGACTCTGCCTCTGGGAAACTTGGTAAAGTTTTTAAAGATTTGGACAATGTGTCTGGATCATCAAATGAATTGAAATCTGAAAAAGTTGAAGCAGATTTGCAACCAACAGAGGTTGGAAATAAGCAAAATAGTGAAGATCCAGACTCTCTGAAGACTTCAGTCCCAAATACCAATGCAGTAGAAAATGGTGATTCTGTGAATAAGAATCTTGGGATGGCGGAGGCTGCTGAAAGCAATTGGAAGCCTTCAAGTGGTGCAACGCCTGGGGTTCAAAATGATAGTAATGAGCATTCTGTCCAAGGCAATGAATTTCAAGATGGACATCTGCCAAAGATAGAGACGAAACTCCCTTTGTCAGAAACTGATAAATTGCAtaatgatgacaatcctgaacCATCTGTCTCTCAAAGCAATGGCGGTTTTGCTAAGCTGTCTCACTCAGCCGCTTTCACTGATCAGAGTAAGCATCAGCAACCAATAATTAATTATGGCCCTCCTTCTGTCCAGCAGAGATCTTCTGCAATGTTAGCATCGCAATTGCCACATCCAACAGTTCCAAATCAGCCACTCTCTTCAGTGCACTCTTCAACCCTTATTAGGAATCATGGAACTGCCCCTGCTCTTCATTCAGGACAGCTCTTAACCGAGAATTTTCCACCAACCATGCTTAAGCAACCACAAGATTCTGGCATTCAGTTTAATAATCCAGGGCGAAGCTTGCAACCTCAGTCTCTTGGACCCCCACCACCATTTAACCAAGTACATGGGCCTCCTTTCCATGCTGGAGCATCTAATTTGTCTCGTCTTGGAGGGCCTCAACTTGGTGCCCCACTTCCTGGAGATATGCATGGTCGAATGACTGCCAACTTACCACCACATGCTCCTGAAGGTTTTGGTTTGCAGGATGAAAGGTTCAAACCTTTGCATGCTCTAAATCAACAAAATATTGAGAGAAGAGAGTTTGATGATGATCTTAAGAAATTCTCTAGGCTGCCTTTGAATTCCGAGCCAGTTTCTAAATTTGGAAATTATTCATTAGGCACTCATGAAGCTGGAAAGAGACCAGTTGGTATTCATGATGATGTCATTAAGAAATCAGGTTCTGCTCTTCATCCTGGTTATTTTGGACCAGGTCCTGGATATGCGAGACATCATATGGATGGTATAGCTCCAAGAAGTCCTGTTAGTGAATATGCTGAGATGTCCTCCCGGAGATTGGGGCTGCACTCTGGCAGTCTTGTTGGTAAGTCAGGTATAGATGATTTTGATGACAGAGTTGCACGTCGTTTTGGTGAATTCCGTGATAGTCGGTTTCCTCATTTGCCCAGCCATTTGCGTAGAGATGATTTTGATGGTTTTGGTAACTTTCGAATGGGTGAATATCCAAGGAGTGGTGATTTTGTTGGTCAAGATGAATTTGCTGGCCATTTTCGGAGGGGTGAACATTTGGGTCCACATAACTTCCCCAGACATTTGCAGCATGGGGAGCCTATTGGTTTTGGTGCCCACCCTGGTCATATGAGAGCAGTTGAACTTGATGGTTTTCGTAGTTTTGAATCTTTCAGCAAAGGTGGCCGACCAGGTCATCCGCAACTTGGTGAGCCTGGGTTCAGAAGCAGCTTTTCACTTACTGGATTTCCTAATGATGCTGGATTTTTAACA GGAGATATCAGGTCGTTTGATAATTTGAGGAGAAAGAAGGCTTCTAGCATGGGTTGGTGCCGGATATGTAAAGTTGACTGTGAAACAGTAGAAGGTTTGGACTTGCATTCACAAACAAAGGAGCACCAGAAGATGGCCATGGATATAGttaaaacaatcaaacaaaatgCAAAGAAACAGAAATT aaTACCCAGTGAAGAACCCTCAATGGATGAGGGAAACAAGACACACAATACTGGTATTGAGGGTCGTGGAAATAAGCATTGA
- the LOC114380210 gene encoding altered inheritance of mitochondria protein 3-like isoform X4, whose translation MGFDNECIVNIQSLAGEYFCPVCRLLVFPNEALQSQCTHLYCKPCLTYVVSTTRACPYDGYLVTEADSKPLTESNKALAETIGKIAVHCLYHRSGCTWQGTLSECTSHCSVCAFGNSPVVCNRCGIQIVHCQVQEHAQNCPGVPGQVAITQDPSATSAVSSTDQNQNAAPVAATASQTAVTTTIPGQVSNQPPNPASQTQAPVQTAGQPTAEQWYQQQQYQQYYQQYPGQDPYQQQYQHYYPYQQSVVPQYQQAYGQPQPQSQSQPQGQLQPQSQPQPQLQPQPQAQGLSHPPTHIQAPVVPPSQNQMQVQQPPQQLQPAVQPQGQMSHAPGHGQAIPQSQTQPYPYPQVQPHSVQPQPQQPMQMLPYQQPHPQMQHSQPQIQQPVQKYPVPQSQVHAQLQPNAPIQHHSQLPVPPHQPVTPNVQTPVQNAMSHSVTGHHSYPQPLPHPNMQPGVPQHTMHMHPQSGHQPQAQHPVQMQNQFPPQIPTARPNQSHAMFPNQQQPALLPSSVQGQTTPPLQQQSLYTHNQQPGQINQRPTLPPVQQIPQQPFAQHQMPMPSHLQPQGPAHSFPKHAYPQAQGNTAGRPLVPNYAGHLQPFAQSANTIPVRPGQNGAGYLPENQKLLVGANNQVQLPSELQSRAPESIERQGNVVEQQTDSASGKLGKVFKDLDNVSGSSNELKSEKVEADLQPTEVGNKQNSEDPDSLKTSVPNTNAVENGDSVNKNLGMAEAAESNWKPSSGATPGVQNDSNEHSVQGNEFQDGHLPKIETKLPLSETDKLHNDDNPEPSVSQSNGGFAKLSHSAAFTDQSKHQQPIINYGPPSVQQRSSAMLASQLPHPTVPNQPLSSVHSSTLIRNHGTAPALHSGQLLTENFPPTMLKQPQDSGIQFNNPGRSLQPQSLGPPPPFNQVHGPPFHAGASNLSRLGGPQLGAPLPGDMHGRMTANLPPHAPEGFGLQDERFKPLHALNQQNIERREFDDDLKKFSRLPLNSEPVSKFGNYSLGTHEAGKRPVGIHDDVIKKSGSALHPGYFGPGPGYARHHMDGIAPRSPVSEYAEMSSRRLGLHSGSLVGKSGIDDFDDRVARRFGEFRDSRFPHLPSHLRRDDFDGFGNFRMGEYPRSGDFVGQDEFAGHFRRGEHLGPHNFPRHLQHGEPIGFGAHPGHMRAVELDGFRSFESFSKGGRPGHPQLGEPGFRSSFSLTGFPNDAGFLTGDIRSFDNLRRKKASSMGWCRICKVDCETVEGLDLHSQTKEHQKMAMDIVKTIKQNAKKQKLIPSEEPSMDEGNKTHNTGIEGRGNKH comes from the exons ATGGGATTTGACAATGAGTGCATAGTGAACATTCAGTCACTTGCTGGAGAGTACTTCTGTCCAGTTTGTCGGCTGCTCGTATTTCCAAATGAAGCTTTGCAGTCACAATGTACTCATTTATATTGCAAGCCGTGTTTGACCTACGTTGTGAGCACTACAAGGGCTTGCCCATATGATGGCTACTTGGTCACTGAGGCAGATTCCAAG CCTCTGACAGAGTCAAATAAGGCACTTGCTGAAACTATTGGAAAAATCGCAGTTCATTGCCTTTATCATAGGAGCGGATGCACATGGCAAGGAACTTTGTCTGAGTGCACATCTCATTGTTCTGTATGTGCTTTTGGCAATTCTCCTGTTGTTTGCAACAGGTGTGGGATCCAAATAGTGCATTGCCAAGTACAAGAACATGCACAAAATTGCCCT GGTGTGCCAGGTCAAGTAGCCATTACCCAAGATCCTTCAGCTACTAGTGCTGTCTCTTCTACagatcagaatcagaatgctgcTCCAGTTGCAGCAACGGCATCTCAAACTGCTGTCACAACTACTATACCCGGGCAGGTTTCAAATCAGCCACCCAACCCAGCTTCCCAAACCCAAGCTCCAGTCCAAACTGCTGGGCAGCCAACTGCAGAGCAATGGTATCAGCAGCAACAATATCAACAATACTACCAGCAATACCCTGGACAAGATCCATACCAACAGCAGTATCAACATTACTACCCCTATCAACAGTCTGTGGTTCCACAGTACCAGCAGGCCTATGGTCAGCCCCAACCTCAGTCTCAATCACAGCCCCAGGGCCAGCTTCAACCTCAGTCCCAGCCACAGCCTCAACTTCAACCACAACCTCAGGCACAAGGACTGTCTCATCCACCTACACATATTCAGGCTCCTGTGGTCCCACCATCTCAGAATCAGATGCAAGTTCAACAACCACCACAGCAACTTCAACCTGCTGTGCAGCCACAAGGTCAGATGAGTCATGCACCAGGCCATGGTCAAGCCATCCCCCAGTCTCAGACTCAGCCTTATCCTTACCCCCAAGTTCAGCCACATTCTGTCCAACCTCAACCCCAACAACCGATGCAAATGCTTCCTTATCAGCAGCCTCATCCTCAAATGCAGCATTCACAACCACAAATTCAACAACCGGTTCAGAAGTATCCTGTTCCTCAATCTCAAGTTCATGCACAACTGCAACCTAATGCTCCAATTCAACATCACTCTCAGCTCCCCGTGCCTCCTCACCAGCCTGTGACTCCTAATGTCCAGACTCCAGTGCAAAATGCAATGTCGCATTCAGTGACAGGGCATCACTCTTATCCCCAACCTCTGCCTCACCCAAATATGCAACCCGGAGTCCCTCAACATACTATGCACATGCATCCTCAAAGTGGGCATCAACCCCAGGCCCAACATCCTGTCCAGATGCAGAATCAGTTTCCTCCACAAATTCCAACAGCACGTCCTAATCAATCTCATGCTATGTTTCCTAACCAGCAACAGCCAGCTTTGTTGCCTTCTTCAGTTCAGGGCCAAACTACCCCTCCTTTGCAACAACAGTCACTATATACCCATAATCAACAACCTGGGCAAATCAACCAACGTCCTACTTTGCCACCTGTTCAACAAATACCTCAGCAGCCGTTTGCACAACACCAAATGCCTATGCCATCTCATTTACAACCACAAGGTCCAGCACATTCATTTCCAAAGCATGCATATCCACAGGCACAGGGAAATACTGCAGGAAGGCCTTTAGTTCCCAATTATGCCGGACACCTACAGCCATTTGCACAATCTGCCAATACCATTCCAGTTAGACCTGGGCAAAATGGTGCTGGCTACCTGCCTGAAAATCAGAAATTGTTGGTTGGGGCCAATAATCAAGTACAGTTGCCTTCTGAATTGCAGTCTAGGGCACCAGAATCAATTGAAAGACAAGGTAATGTTGTTGAGCAACAAACTGACTCTGCCTCTGGGAAACTTGGTAAAGTTTTTAAAGATTTGGACAATGTGTCTGGATCATCAAATGAATTGAAATCTGAAAAAGTTGAAGCAGATTTGCAACCAACAGAGGTTGGAAATAAGCAAAATAGTGAAGATCCAGACTCTCTGAAGACTTCAGTCCCAAATACCAATGCAGTAGAAAATGGTGATTCTGTGAATAAGAATCTTGGGATGGCGGAGGCTGCTGAAAGCAATTGGAAGCCTTCAAGTGGTGCAACGCCTGGGGTTCAAAATGATAGTAATGAGCATTCTGTCCAAGGCAATGAATTTCAAGATGGACATCTGCCAAAGATAGAGACGAAACTCCCTTTGTCAGAAACTGATAAATTGCAtaatgatgacaatcctgaacCATCTGTCTCTCAAAGCAATGGCGGTTTTGCTAAGCTGTCTCACTCAGCCGCTTTCACTGATCAGAGTAAGCATCAGCAACCAATAATTAATTATGGCCCTCCTTCTGTCCAGCAGAGATCTTCTGCAATGTTAGCATCGCAATTGCCACATCCAACAGTTCCAAATCAGCCACTCTCTTCAGTGCACTCTTCAACCCTTATTAGGAATCATGGAACTGCCCCTGCTCTTCATTCAGGACAGCTCTTAACCGAGAATTTTCCACCAACCATGCTTAAGCAACCACAAGATTCTGGCATTCAGTTTAATAATCCAGGGCGAAGCTTGCAACCTCAGTCTCTTGGACCCCCACCACCATTTAACCAAGTACATGGGCCTCCTTTCCATGCTGGAGCATCTAATTTGTCTCGTCTTGGAGGGCCTCAACTTGGTGCCCCACTTCCTGGAGATATGCATGGTCGAATGACTGCCAACTTACCACCACATGCTCCTGAAGGTTTTGGTTTGCAGGATGAAAGGTTCAAACCTTTGCATGCTCTAAATCAACAAAATATTGAGAGAAGAGAGTTTGATGATGATCTTAAGAAATTCTCTAGGCTGCCTTTGAATTCCGAGCCAGTTTCTAAATTTGGAAATTATTCATTAGGCACTCATGAAGCTGGAAAGAGACCAGTTGGTATTCATGATGATGTCATTAAGAAATCAGGTTCTGCTCTTCATCCTGGTTATTTTGGACCAGGTCCTGGATATGCGAGACATCATATGGATGGTATAGCTCCAAGAAGTCCTGTTAGTGAATATGCTGAGATGTCCTCCCGGAGATTGGGGCTGCACTCTGGCAGTCTTGTTGGTAAGTCAGGTATAGATGATTTTGATGACAGAGTTGCACGTCGTTTTGGTGAATTCCGTGATAGTCGGTTTCCTCATTTGCCCAGCCATTTGCGTAGAGATGATTTTGATGGTTTTGGTAACTTTCGAATGGGTGAATATCCAAGGAGTGGTGATTTTGTTGGTCAAGATGAATTTGCTGGCCATTTTCGGAGGGGTGAACATTTGGGTCCACATAACTTCCCCAGACATTTGCAGCATGGGGAGCCTATTGGTTTTGGTGCCCACCCTGGTCATATGAGAGCAGTTGAACTTGATGGTTTTCGTAGTTTTGAATCTTTCAGCAAAGGTGGCCGACCAGGTCATCCGCAACTTGGTGAGCCTGGGTTCAGAAGCAGCTTTTCACTTACTGGATTTCCTAATGATGCTGGATTTTTAACA GGAGATATCAGGTCGTTTGATAATTTGAGGAGAAAGAAGGCTTCTAGCATGGGTTGGTGCCGGATATGTAAAGTTGACTGTGAAACAGTAGAAGGTTTGGACTTGCATTCACAAACAAAGGAGCACCAGAAGATGGCCATGGATATAGttaaaacaatcaaacaaaatgCAAAGAAACAGAAATT aaTACCCAGTGAAGAACCCTCAATGGATGAGGGAAACAAGACACACAATACTGGTATTGAGGGTCGTGGAAATAAGCATTGA